A window of Micromonospora sp. WMMC415 genomic DNA:
TGGAACCCGGGGGCACAAGCTCGGTTCGGTCCGGACACGGCACGAGAGGGCCCGCATATGGACAAACATGAGGAAACGGATGATTGACGCCATCGTATAGGCCAGCGAATTGAGCCGGCGGGCGAACGCACCAGACTCCCCCGGGATCCTGGGGACAGCGCCGGATCGACCGAGCACCGCGACTGACGGTCCATATCGGTGCGGGACCGGTGACGCCAGCGGCTGGAGCCGAGCGTCGACCGCTGCGGCGTCCAGGACGCCTGGTGCGGATCGATCGCGATGACAACCGGGCAGATGCCCGGCTCGAGGTGGGTCCACCCCGTGCAATAACCCCGAGGCTACCTATGGTGGGCGATACTGGGTTTGAACCAGTGACCTCTTCCGTGTCAAGGAAGCGCGCTCCCACTGCGCCAATCGCCCGTGGCGCCCATCCCGACCCGGTTCAGCGGGCGGGCGGTTCGCGAGCGGACGACGGGATTCGAACCCGCGACCCTCACCTTGGCAAGGTGATGCGCTACCAGCTGCGCTACGTCCGCGTGCCGCCGGATCACCCCGGCAACGGGCTTCACTCTACCCGATGGCCAAGATCGCCCGACGGCCACCCCGCTCCGGGCGTGGTTGCGCAGGTCGCGCTCCGGGTACAGAGCACGGTCGACAGCGCACCACATCCCGAAGAAGGAGGCTGTCGTGGGTATCGGCACCAGCATCTTCCTGCTCGCGCTCGGCGCGATCCTCACCTTCGCCCTGGACGCCACGCTGGCCGGCATCGACCTCGACGTGGTCGGCTGGATCCTGATGGCCGCCGGCGTGCTCGGCCTGATCATGACGACGCTCGTGTGGGGCCGCCGCCGGCGGACGGTCGTCAGCACCAGCGAGGAGCCGGTCGAGTACCGGCGGGTGGAGGAGCGCCGCGACATCGCCCCGCCGCTCTGAGCCAGACCCCCTGCCACGCGTGACGCGCCGGCCACCCGCGACGGTGGCCGGCGCGCCCGGGTCCCCGGGTGCGGTCAGGATGCGGTGGTCACGAGAACATCGCCGCTGGTGCTGGCCGCCTCGATCCGCAGGGCCGAGCTGCCGCTCGCGGTCTGGCTGACCGGCAGGTCGCTGCGGGCCGTACCGCTGCGGCTGGACAGGTCGACGCGGGCGGTGACGCCCGGGCGGACACCCACCCGGATGGAGCCCGGCCCGGTGCGGACCTGGATCCGGCCGGTGACCGCCTCGGCGATGGCGACGCGGTTGGCCCCGGTGGTGAGGGACAGGTCGGCCTCGACGGTTCCGATGCTCACGGTGCCGCTGCCGGTGGTGAGCCGGGCGCCGCCGCCGCTGATGTGGCCGATCTCGACATGCCCCTGCCCGATGCGGGCGTCGAGCTGGCCACCGCTCTCGGCGAGCCGCAGCGACCCGTCCCCGTTCCGGATCTTGCATTTGCCGTCGACCCGGTCGGCGGTGAGGCCGCCGCCGCTGGCCTGGAGTTCGAGCGAACCGGCCCGGCCGCTGACGGTGAACTGGGCGTCGCTGCCGGTCAGCTGGATCTTCGAGCCCGGCCGGGCCCGGACGACGACCCGTACCGGCACCGGCCGCAGGCGCCGGCGGGGCGGCTGCACGACCAGCCGGCCGCGGGTGAAGTGGACCGTCGTGCCACGCAGCACGTCGGCGATCGCGTCGGCCGGCGTGTCACCGGACGCCGGCGACACCGCGACGGTGACGGCGTCGGTGTCCATCAGCTCCACCAGGACCTCGCCGGTGCCGAGGTGGACCTGGATGTCGGCCGGCCCGGGGCAGTTGAACGATTCGATGCGGACGGTGGAGTCGATGTCGGCCATGGCGGACCCTTTCCTTCGTCTGGGCGGCGATGCGGCGCGTGGTCGGTGGGACGGTGGTCGTGCGGGTCAGCCGACGACCCAGCCGCTGATCCGGCTGCGGACGAGGCCGGAGCGGCGGCCACGCCGCTCCAGCGACTCCTGCACGGACCGGACGAGCCAGGTGTTGAGCGAGACGCCCTGCGCGCCGGCGGCCTCCTCCGCCCGGATCTTCAGCTCCTCCGGCAGCCGCAGGGTGACCCGGCTGGTCTCCCCCGATACCTCCAGCGCCGCCGGCTCGGGGGCGGACTCGTCAGGTTCCGGGCGGTCGGTGACGACGACGGCGACGTCGCGGCCGTCGAGCCGGACCTCCACGACCGGCCCCGCCAGCCGGTCGGTGACCTCGGCGGCGAGGTCGGACAGGGCGGTGAGCAGCGCCAGCCGGGCCGCGGGTTCGAGCGCGGCGGCCAGCAGTGCGGCGGTGCGGCGGGTCTCGTCGTCCCCGGCGGCCCCCGTGCGGGCGAGAGCGGCGTCGAGGTCGGCGAGGTACGGTGCGAGGTTCATGACACCATGATGACGTCATTGACGACGTCAGTCAAGGATTGCTGACGTCATGATGACGTCAGACCGGACATGAGCGGGGCGGCCGGTGCCCACCGACCGCCCGCCGCCCCGCCCTGCTCAGGCCCGGACGGGCACCTGCACCTCGGACGTCACCGGGGCGTCCCAGTCGATGCGGTAACGCTGCTCGGGGCCGAGGGTCTTCTCCGGGTTGAGGAAGGTCTTCAGCGCGAGCGGCATCATGATCCGCATCATGGTCTTGGCGAACGAGCCCACCGTCTTGCTGTTCGTGGTGCGCTTGCCGCGCAGGATGATCTTCTCGACCCGCTCGCGGCGCAGCTTCTCGTACGCGGCGAAGGCGCTCGGCAGGTCGTCGAAGTCCCGCAGGCAGCGGGCCACCTGGACAGCGCTCTCGGTGGCCATCGAGGCACCCTGACCGGAACTCGGCGACGGCGCGTGCACCGCGTCACCAACCAGCACCATGCGGCCCCGGTACCAGTGCGGGACCGACGGCATGCTCTCGATCGACCCGATCGAGACCAGGGCCTCCGGGCTGGTGTGCTCGACCACCTGCCGGGCCGGCACGTCGTCGGCGAAGGTGGCACGCAACTCGCGCAGCCACTGCGACGCCGCGATCTCGTTGGCCTTCGCGTACGTCATCGGGCGCTTGTCCGGCACGTTGGCGAACCAGGCCGTCCGGCCGTCGGGCTGCACCCAGTACCCGAAGAACGCCTTCTTGCCGAAGACGAAGTACATCGAGTCCGGATCGGCGTCCGGCACCGCGTAGTCGGCGGCGGCGCCGAAGTTGAGCAGCGGCATCACCTCGGGGCGCGGCGCGTTCGGGTCGATCAGCGTACGCACGCGGGAGCGCACCCCGTCGCAGCCGACCAGCACGTCGCCGGTGGCGGTGGTGCCGTCCTCGAAGTGGGCCACGACCCCGTCCGCGGTCTCCTGGGCGTCGACCAGGCGCTTGCCGTACTCGATGCGCACGCCCTGGGCCTCCGCCCGGTCGTGCAGCACCCGGGAGAGCTCGTCCCGCCACAGACCGAGCGTGGTCGGCTGGACCGAGACGTGCGGGAACTCGCCGATGCGCACCCCGTAGCCGTCGCTGACCACCGTGCGGTTCATCGGGAGGCCGATGGACCGGACGGCGTCGTCGGCGCCGACCAGGCGCATCGCCTCCACTCCGTTGGGGGCGAGCGTCAGCGTGACACCGATGCCGTCGGCCACCGAGGGGTAGGCCTCGTAGACCGTTGCCTCGATGCCGGCCTTGCGCAGCGCCATCGCGGCCACCGGGCCGGCGACGCCGCCCCCGATGACCAGCGCCCTCTTCGCGGCTGTCATGTACGACTCCCCATGGTCTCCGGCCAGGACTTCAGGTAACCCGGCGCTGTGAACGACTGGTTCCGGTGCGTGACTTCACGATGACATCAGATGTGACGTCAGTCAAGAAAATATTGACGTCTACATGACGTCATTGAGATGTCGGGGCGGGATGCGGCCGGCACCCGCACACCCGGCGCGGCCGTCATGCCCGACCGCCCATGGCCTCCTGCCAGGACTTCACGTAGCCCGGCGCGGTGAGCGACTGGATCAACTCCGTGACGAACGCGCTCTCCGCTTCCATCAGCGCCAGTGCGTACCGCTCCTCGACCAGGAAGTACCACTCGACGCCGCGGGTGAGAGCGTCCTCGGTGGCCGCCCGACTCTCGTCGATCTTGACAGTCAGCGCCGCCAGCCGCTTCCGCAGCACCTCGACGACGTCGTCGGGCGGGAGCAGACTCAGCAGCGACAGCGCGACGGCGAAGTGCGGGTACTCCTCCCGCGGCTGCGCCAGCAGTGCGCGCAGCCAGTCGTGGAACTCGTGACGCCCCTCGTCGGTGATCTCGTAGACCGTGCGTTCCGGCCGCTGGCCGTCGCGCACCGTCTCCCGCTCGACGATGAAGCCCGCCCTGGTGAGCTGCTCGACCACCATGTAGAGCGAGCTCCGGGTGAACTTGATGTGTCGGTCCTTGCCGCTCTGCTGGAGCCGGCGCCCCAGCTCGTAGGGGTGCATCGGCTCCAGGAGCAGCCAGGCGAGAACGGCCAGCGCCAACGGGTTGGGCACGCGACGACGTCGCTCCACTGAGCACTCCTAAAGGTCGATGTCGACTATCCAGGATCGACCATTCGATGTCAACCAATCGCGGTCGTCGGGATGCGGACAGTGATCGACAGTCTGCGGCCGGCCGGCGGACGCCGGCTCGACCCCCGTCCGCACCACGCACGACCGCTCGGCCGGCGCCCGGACCGCGCCGACGAAACGCGAGCCCGGGTCCAGCGACGCTCGATCCGGGCGCGACACGGCTGCCCGACGCTACGGCCGGACCCGAAGTGACCGGCCCACCGCGCCGGACCTTCGAGGGCAGCCCCAGGCCCCATTCGCCCGAGCCGGAGGTGACCTCCCATGGTGGACACGACCAGGTCCCCCGCCGCGGCGGCCGTCGCGCCGCCCCGCACCGACCCGACCGACCGACTGTTCACCAGCGGATGGTTCCGCAGCCTGTTCGTGGCCGAGCTGTGGGAGCGGTTCGGCTTCTACGGCATGCAGGCCGTCCTGGTGCTGTACGCGGTCGCCCCGACCGACCAGGGCGGGCTGGGCCTGAGCGCGGGCAGCGGCGCCGCCCTGTTCGGCGCCTTCATCGGCATCACGTTCATGTTCGCGCTGCCCGGTGGCTGGCTCGCCGACCGGGTGCTGGGCCAGCAGCGCGCCATGGTGGCCGGGCTCGCCCTGATCTCCCTCGGCTGCTTCACCCTCGCGCTGCCGCCGTCCCCGCTGACCCTGTTCGGCCTGCTGTTCATCTCCGCCGGCTTCGGACTGTTCAAGCCCAACCACCAAGCGCTGGTCAACATGCTCGCCGGCACCCCGGGGCGGCGCGAGGCCACGCTGGCCGCGTTCTTCGTCGGCATCCAGGCGATCGGCCTGCTGGCACCGCTGGTCGTCGGCGGGATCGGTGAGCGGGTGAGCTGGCGGCTCGCCTTCGCCACGATCGGCGCCGTCGTCGCGGTCGGCGTGCTCACCACGGCCGCCGGACGACGCGCCCTCGGCGCGGCGGGCGCCCAGCGGGCCCGCCCGCTGTCCCCGGCCGAACGCCGGACCCTGCTGCACCGCCTGCTCCCGGTCGTCGGCGTGCTCGTGCTGCTGCTGGTCGTCGGCCTGAGCGCCGGCGTGGTCCCGCCGCAGGCCGCGCTCGGGATCGTCGGCCTGCTGCTCATCGCCGCGCCGTGGGGCGCGTACCGGCGGCTGCGCCGCAACCCGGAGCTGACCGGGAACGACCGGTGGCGCCTGTCGGTGATGCTGCGGCTGATGCTGGCCGCCACCATCTTCTGGCTGCTGGCCGGGCAGGACGGCTCGGTGCTGACCCTGTTCGCCAAGGACTCCACCGACCGCACCGTCCTCGGCTTCACCTTCCCGGCGAGCTGGTTGCAGGGCGCCACCCCGCTGTTCATGCTGCTGCTCGCGCCGCTGATCGCCTGGCAGCTGACCCGGCTCGGCGCGCGGGTCGCCGTACCCGACAAGTTCGCCTTCGGTCTCCTGCTCGCCGGGGTCAGCTTCCTGGTGATGACCGCGGCGTCGGCGCTCGCGGCCGGCGGCGACCGGGTCTCGCCGCTCTGGCTGCTCTCGGTCTACCTGCTGCACGCCCTCGGCGAGATCGTGGTGGCCGCGGTCAGCATCAGCGCCATCGCCGACCTCGTCCCGCGGGCCTTCCTGGGCCAGGCGATCGGCGTCTACTGGCTCTTCGCCGCGCTGGGCGGCGGCCTGAGCGCCCAGGTGGGCGCGCTGATCGACGTGCTCTCCGGGCCGGTGTACTACCTCTCGCTCGCCGTGGTCGCGCTCGCGATCGGCGCCCTGTTCGTGGCCTTCCGCCGCCGGCTCAACGCGCCGTTCGTCGACGACGCGCCGCGCCCGGCCGCGCCGGTGCCGGCGCCGCGCGCCGCCCGCCCCGCGGGCCAGCAGTGACGGGCGGCCCGAGCGAACCTCCACGGAGTCTCGACGTCCAGCCGCAAACCTTGGAGCCGGCCCGGACCGGGCCGGCCGGGCACGGAAGGGGTCAGTGGTGACGAAGATCAACCTCGATGACGTACGGCGTCTGCTGCGCGAGAGCGCCGGCGTCGACGAGTCGATCGACCTCGACGGCGACGTCGGGGACCTGGAGTTCCAGGACCTGGGGTACGACTCGCTCGCGGTGCTGGAGCTGACCGCCCGCATCGAGCAGGAGTACGGGGTGAAGGTCCGCGAGGACGACGTGACGGAGCTGACCACCCCGGCCCGCCTCGTCGACTACGTCAACCGGCACGTGGTGGTGCCGTGACGGTGACCGTACGGCCGGTCGGCCCCGGATCCGGTGGGTCGACGTGACACCCCTGCTGGTGGCCATCGCCCTGGTGGCCAACGGCGTGGCGGTGGGGGTCATGGTCTCCACCGTCATCGGCCTGGCACCGATGACGCTGGCCGTGCCGTACCAGACGTACGTCGGGACCGTGCAGTTCCTCTGGAAGCGGTACGACCCGCTCATGCCGGCACTGAACGCGGCGGCCTGCGTCCTGGACCTGGTGCTCGTCGCCACCGTCGACGACCCCACCGGCCGGGCGCTGTTCGGCACCGCCGGCGCCCTGCTGGTGGTGGTCATGGCGATCTCGGTCGTGAAGAACGTGCCGATCAACCGGTACGTCATGTCGCTCGACCCGCAACGCCCGCCCGCCGACTGGGCGCGGGCGGACCCGCGGGTCCGCTGGCGGAACTGGAACCTGCTGCGCACGGCGCTGGCCGTGCTGGCGTTCGTCGTGAACGTGAGCGCCGTGGCGGTGCTGCTCGGCGCCACGGCGAACCCCTGAAACCCTCGGAAGGAGACACCGTGGACGTTGCCGGGAAGAAAGTGCTGGTGACCGGCGGCAGCCGGGGCATCGGGCGGGCGATCGTACTGTCCTTCGCCCGCGCCGGAGCCGACGTCGTGACCTGCTACCGGACGGAGAGCGAGGCGGTCGGCAGCCTCGTCGAGGAACTCAAGGCCACCCCCGGCACGCACCACGTGGTCCGGGCCGACGTCACCAAGGCCGAGGACGTCGCCGCGCTGGTCGAGGAGGCCCGGCTGCGGTTCGGGCGCCTCGACGCGGTGGTCAACAACGCGGGCGTGATCAGCCACGTGCCGTTCGCCAAGCTCCCCCTGGACGAGTTCCGGTCGGTGGTCGACAGCAACCTGACCGCCGCCGCCCGGGTGATCCAGGCGGCGCTGCCGCTGCTCGGCGCGGGCGCGTCGGTGGTCAACGTCGGCTCCCGGGTGGCGACCGTCGGCATCCCGCTGCGCGCCCACTACACCGCCGCCAAGTCCGGCCTGATCGGGCTCACCCGCTCGCTCGCCAAGGAGCTGGGCCCCCAGGGCGTCCGGGTCAACGTGGTGGCCCCCGGCCCGGTGCAGACCGAGGCCGAGACGCCGCCGGCGGTGCTGGAGCGCTACAAGAACCTGATCCCGCTCGGCCGCCTCGGCGAGGCCGACGAGATCGCCTCCGTGGTCCGGTTCCTCGCCAGCGACAGCGCGAGCTTCGTCAACGGCGAGACCATCAACGTCGACGGGGGGATCTGATGGCCGCCGACGAGGACCGGTCGGAGGTCTTCCGCGTCATGCTGCGGATGCACATCCACCCCGGCATGGAACGGGAGTTCGAGCAGACCTGGCACAAGGTCGGCAGCACCATCGTCCAGCACCCCGCGAACCTCGGGCACTGGCTGTCCCGCAGCGCCGAGGAGGAGTCGGTCTACTACGTGGTCAGCGACTGGGTCGACGAGCCGCGCTTCCGCGAGTTCGAGCACAGCGAGGCGCACGTGCAGCACCGCACCAAGCTGCACCCGTACCGGTCCGGAGGGTCGATGACGACCATGCGCGTCGTGTACGGGATGACCGGCGCGGCGGCGGCCCGGTGAGCCGGGCCGTCCCCACCACGGCACGACGAAGGGAGGCACCGACGTGGGTTCGCTCGCCGCGAAACGGATCCTGATCACCGGTGGTACGCGCGGCATCGGCCGCACCACCGCGCTGGCCGCCGCCCGGGCCGGCGCGCGCCTGGTGGTGTGCTACGGCCACGACCGCGAGCACGCCGAGGAGTTCGCCCGGGAGCTGGAGAAGGAGGGCGCCGGCCACCGGGTCGTCCAGGCGGACGTCACCGACGAGCAGGACGTCACCCGCCTGGTGGAGGTCTGCCGGGAGACGCTCGGCGGCCTGGACGCCGTGGTGAACAACGCCGGGGTCGACGGGCGGGCGTCCCTGGAGGAGCTGACGCCCGAGGAGTGGGCACGGGTGGTCGACATCAACCTGACCGCCGCGTTCCTGGTGACGAAGGCGGCGCTGCCGCTGATCGTCGACGGCGGTTCGGTCGTCCTCGTCGGCGCGTCGGCCGCGCTGCGCGGACGGCCGCACAGCGCCCACTACGCGGCGTCGAAGTCGGCGCTGGTCGGGCTGACCCGCTCGGTGGCCCGGGAGGTCGGCGACCGGGGCGTCCGGGTGAACACGGTGGCCCCGGGTGTGATCGTCACCGAACCCGGCGGCGGGCCACCGCCACCGGTCGCCGAGCTGATCAAGGGGATGACCGCGCTGCGCCGGCTGGGCGAACCCGACGAGGTGGCGGGGCCGGTGCTCTTCCTCGTCGGTGACGAGTCCCGCTACGTCAGCGGGAGCATCCTGCACGTGGACGGAGGAATCTGATGCCGTACGCCGCCATCACCTACCGGGTCAAGCCCGGTCACGAGGACGAGATCGCGGAGATCTTCGCGAACTTCCGGCGGGTGGACTCGCCGGTGCTGCGCGACGAGGACGGCACCGAGGTGGGCGAACTGCTCGGCACCGCGGTGTTCATCCGGGACGACCTGATGGTGCGGGTCATCCACTACCAGGGCGACTTCGCCGCCATCGGCCGGCACATGGCGAAGCAGCAGGGTGTGCACTCGCTGGAGAGCAAGCTCGCCCCGTACCTCGCCGAGCAGCGGGACACGAAGACCACCGAGGGCTTCCAGACGTACTTCCGCAACGCCACCATGCGGTGCATCTCGCAGCTCTCCCGCGAGGAGTACGTCCCGCCACAGCCGAACTGACCGCACCGACGGACGCGGCGGACCGGACGGTTCCGGTCCGCCGCGTCCGCGCGTACGACGAAGGTCCGGCCGCGTACGACGAAGGCCCCGTCCACGACGGACGGGGCCTTCGCTTGCGTCGTCAGCCGGCGAGGCGCAGCCGCTCGGCGTCCTCGACGGCCAGCTCGTCGACCAGGCCGGTGGTGTGCTTCGCGGCCCGGAAGACCGGGTTCGCCACCACCCGGCGGAGGAAGTCGCGAGTGGTGTGCACCCCGCGACCGGTCACCCGGAACTCGGCCAGCGCCCGGTCGACCCGCTCGATCGCCTGGCGCCGGTCCGGCGCCCACACGGTCACCTTGGCGAGCAGCGGGTCGTAGTCGGCGGTGACCCGGAAGCCCGGGAAGCCGTGGGTGTCCACCCGGACGAACGGCCCGCTCGGCGGCAGGAACTCGTCGAGCACCCCGGGCGTGGGCAGGAAGCCCCGCTCCGGGTCCTCGGCGTTGACCCGCACCTCGATGGCCACCCCCCGCGGCTGCACGTCCTCCTGGGTGACCGACAGCCCGTACCCGGCGGCGACCCGCAGCTGCTCGCGGACCAGGTCGATGCCGGTCACCTGCTCGGTGACCGGGTGCTCGACCTGGATCCGGCAGTTGACCTCCATGAAGACGAAGTCGCCGTCGTCGCCGACGAGGAACTCGTACGTGCCGGCGCCGGCGTAGCGCACCTCCCGGGCCGCGTGCACCGCCGCCGCGCGGATCCGGTCGGCCAGCTCGCCGGGCAGGCCCGGCGCCGGTGTCTCCTCGATCAGCTTCTGGCGGCGCCGCTGCACCGAACAGTCGCGCTCCCCGAGGTGGATGACGTCGCCGTTGCCGTCGCCCAGCACCTGGACCTCGACGTGCCGGGCGTTCTCCAGGAACTTCTCCAGGTAGAGGCGGGGGTCGTTGAAGGTCGCCTGGGCGACCGCCCGCAGCCGGGCCCAGGATCGACCGAACTCGCGCGGGTCACGAACCACGGTCATCCCCCGGCCGCCGCCGCCCGCCGTCGCCTTGATGATGACCGGGTACCCGATGAGCGCGGCGACCTCCCGCGCCTCCTCCAGCGAGGCGGGCGAACGGGAACTGCCGGGCAGCACCGGCAGGCCGGCCGCCCGGGCGATCTCGCGGGCCTGCGCCTTGTCCCCGAGGCGGCGCAGCAGCGCGGCCGGCGGGCCGACGAACGTGAGCCCGTTCGCCTCACAGATCTCCGCGAAGTCCGGGTCCTCGGAGAGGAACCCGTAGCCGGGGTGTACCGCCTCGGCACCGCTCTGGAGCGCGGCGGTGACGATGGCGGCGGGGTTCAGGTAGCTGAGCCGGGCCGCCGACGGGCCGATCCGGACGCACCTGTCGGCGTACCGGGCGATGGCCGAGTCGCGGTCGCTGTCGGAGCAGACCGCGACGGTGCGGATGCCCATCTCCCGGCAGGTCCGGGCGACCCGAAGGGCGATCTCGCCCCGGTTCGCGATCAGCACGGTGGAGAACACGTGTCCTACCTCCTGGTCCGCGTCACGGCGCATCCGCCTCCGGGGGCGGCGCCAGTACGAAGAGCACCTCGCCGTACTCGACCGGGGTGCCGTCGGCCACGCGGACCTCGACCACTCGGCCGGGCCGGTCGGCCTCCACCGGGTTCATGAGCTTCATGGCCTCGACGATCGCCACCTGCTGACCCGCCGCCACGTCCTGGCCCACCTCGACGAACGGTGGCGCCCCGGGCCCGGGGGCCCGGTAGAAGGTGCCCACCAGCGGCGCCGCGATGGTGAACGTGCCGTCCGCCGGGGGCGCCTCCCCCGGGTCGCCGGCGGCGGCCGGCGCCGCCACCACGACCGGCGCGCCGGCCGGCGTGTCCGGCCACTCCAGCGCCACCAGCAGCTCGCCGGCCTGCACCCGGACGCTGCGCAACGGCGCCGGGGCGGCCCGGGCCAGCTGGGTCGCCTGCCGGCACAGCTCGTCGATGCCGTGCGAGGTCGTGTCGGTCACCTCGTTGGTCATTGCCACCTCGACTCCTCGGTGCCGAACCGCCGGAACCGTCGCCGGCGGCGGGCCACCAGATCCGTCGCCGCGACGGCGGCGATCTCCTGAAGGGACTCGATCAGCGCGGCACGCAGCGAGTCCGCCGCGGTGACCGGATCCTCGTGCGCGCCGCCGGGCGGCTCGGGCACCACCGCGTCGACGATGCCGTGACGCAGCAGGTCCCGGGAGCCGATCTGCAACGCCGCCGCGGCCCGGGGCGCGGCGGCCGGATCCTTCCAGAGGATCGCGGCGCACCCCTCCGGGCTGATCACCGAGTACATGGCCCCGGCGCAGGCGAGGACGCGGTCGGCGACCGCGAGGGCCAGCGCGCCGCCGCTGCCGCCCTCGCCGGTCACCACCGCGACGACCGGCACCGGCAGCCCCGACATCAGCCGGATCGTCTCGGCGATGGCCCACGCCTGCCCGCGCTCCTCGGCGTCCACCCCGGGATGGGCGCCCGGGGTGTCCACCAGGGTGACGACCGGCAGGCCCAGCTTGGTGGCGAGCCGCATGAGCCGGGCCGCCTTGCGGTAGCCCTCCGGCAGCGCCATGCCGAAGTTGCGCTGGATGCGTTCGGCGGTGTCCCGGCCCTTCTGGCTGCCGATCACGACCACCGGCCGGCCGTCGAGCCGCCCGATCCCGCCGACGATCGCCGGGCAGTCGCCCGAACTCCGGTCGCCGCGCAGTTCCAGGAAGTCGTCGAAGACCTGGGCGATGTAGTCGAGGGTGGTGGGGCGTTGCGGATGCCGCGCCGCCGCCACCACGTCGGCGGCCTCGCGGACGGGCAGCTCGGCGGGGTCGCGGACGAGGCGTACCCGGGTCGGGGCCGCGGCCGACGGGGTGCCCGGCGCGGCGGCGGCCAGCAGCCGGGCGAGGGTCGGACGCAGCGCCGAGCGCGCCACCACCGCGTCGAGCAGGCCACGGGCCAGCAGGAACTCGGCGGTCTGGAAGCCCTCCGGGAGCTCGTGGCCGATCGTCTGCTCGATCACCCGCCGGCCGGCGAA
This region includes:
- a CDS encoding peptide MFS transporter — protein: MVDTTRSPAAAAVAPPRTDPTDRLFTSGWFRSLFVAELWERFGFYGMQAVLVLYAVAPTDQGGLGLSAGSGAALFGAFIGITFMFALPGGWLADRVLGQQRAMVAGLALISLGCFTLALPPSPLTLFGLLFISAGFGLFKPNHQALVNMLAGTPGRREATLAAFFVGIQAIGLLAPLVVGGIGERVSWRLAFATIGAVVAVGVLTTAAGRRALGAAGAQRARPLSPAERRTLLHRLLPVVGVLVLLLVVGLSAGVVPPQAALGIVGLLLIAAPWGAYRRLRRNPELTGNDRWRLSVMLRLMLAATIFWLLAGQDGSVLTLFAKDSTDRTVLGFTFPASWLQGATPLFMLLLAPLIAWQLTRLGARVAVPDKFAFGLLLAGVSFLVMTAASALAAGGDRVSPLWLLSVYLLHALGEIVVAAVSISAIADLVPRAFLGQAIGVYWLFAALGGGLSAQVGALIDVLSGPVYYLSLAVVALAIGALFVAFRRRLNAPFVDDAPRPAAPVPAPRAARPAGQQ
- a CDS encoding acyl carrier protein, whose protein sequence is MTKINLDDVRRLLRESAGVDESIDLDGDVGDLEFQDLGYDSLAVLELTARIEQEYGVKVREDDVTELTTPARLVDYVNRHVVVP
- a CDS encoding antibiotic biosynthesis monooxygenase; the protein is MAADEDRSEVFRVMLRMHIHPGMEREFEQTWHKVGSTIVQHPANLGHWLSRSAEEESVYYVVSDWVDEPRFREFEHSEAHVQHRTKLHPYRSGGSMTTMRVVYGMTGAAAAR
- a CDS encoding SDR family NAD(P)-dependent oxidoreductase, with protein sequence MGSLAAKRILITGGTRGIGRTTALAAARAGARLVVCYGHDREHAEEFARELEKEGAGHRVVQADVTDEQDVTRLVEVCRETLGGLDAVVNNAGVDGRASLEELTPEEWARVVDINLTAAFLVTKAALPLIVDGGSVVLVGASAALRGRPHSAHYAASKSALVGLTRSVAREVGDRGVRVNTVAPGVIVTEPGGGPPPPVAELIKGMTALRRLGEPDEVAGPVLFLVGDESRYVSGSILHVDGGI
- a CDS encoding toxin-antitoxin system HicB family antitoxin, giving the protein MNLAPYLADLDAALARTGAAGDDETRRTAALLAAALEPAARLALLTALSDLAAEVTDRLAGPVVEVRLDGRDVAVVVTDRPEPDESAPEPAALEVSGETSRVTLRLPEELKIRAEEAAGAQGVSLNTWLVRSVQESLERRGRRSGLVRSRISGWVVG
- a CDS encoding DUF1772 domain-containing protein, with amino-acid sequence MTPLLVAIALVANGVAVGVMVSTVIGLAPMTLAVPYQTYVGTVQFLWKRYDPLMPALNAAACVLDLVLVATVDDPTGRALFGTAGALLVVVMAISVVKNVPINRYVMSLDPQRPPADWARADPRVRWRNWNLLRTALAVLAFVVNVSAVAVLLGATANP
- a CDS encoding SchA/CurD-like domain-containing protein, giving the protein MPYAAITYRVKPGHEDEIAEIFANFRRVDSPVLRDEDGTEVGELLGTAVFIRDDLMVRVIHYQGDFAAIGRHMAKQQGVHSLESKLAPYLAEQRDTKTTEGFQTYFRNATMRCISQLSREEYVPPQPN
- a CDS encoding FAD-dependent monooxygenase, producing the protein MTAAKRALVIGGGVAGPVAAMALRKAGIEATVYEAYPSVADGIGVTLTLAPNGVEAMRLVGADDAVRSIGLPMNRTVVSDGYGVRIGEFPHVSVQPTTLGLWRDELSRVLHDRAEAQGVRIEYGKRLVDAQETADGVVAHFEDGTTATGDVLVGCDGVRSRVRTLIDPNAPRPEVMPLLNFGAAADYAVPDADPDSMYFVFGKKAFFGYWVQPDGRTAWFANVPDKRPMTYAKANEIAASQWLRELRATFADDVPARQVVEHTSPEALVSIGSIESMPSVPHWYRGRMVLVGDAVHAPSPSSGQGASMATESAVQVARCLRDFDDLPSAFAAYEKLRRERVEKIILRGKRTTNSKTVGSFAKTMMRIMMPLALKTFLNPEKTLGPEQRYRIDWDAPVTSEVQVPVRA
- a CDS encoding SDR family NAD(P)-dependent oxidoreductase; this encodes MDVAGKKVLVTGGSRGIGRAIVLSFARAGADVVTCYRTESEAVGSLVEELKATPGTHHVVRADVTKAEDVAALVEEARLRFGRLDAVVNNAGVISHVPFAKLPLDEFRSVVDSNLTAAARVIQAALPLLGAGASVVNVGSRVATVGIPLRAHYTAAKSGLIGLTRSLAKELGPQGVRVNVVAPGPVQTEAETPPAVLERYKNLIPLGRLGEADEIASVVRFLASDSASFVNGETINVDGGI
- a CDS encoding PadR family transcriptional regulator, whose translation is MERRRRVPNPLALAVLAWLLLEPMHPYELGRRLQQSGKDRHIKFTRSSLYMVVEQLTRAGFIVERETVRDGQRPERTVYEITDEGRHEFHDWLRALLAQPREEYPHFAVALSLLSLLPPDDVVEVLRKRLAALTVKIDESRAATEDALTRGVEWYFLVEERYALALMEAESAFVTELIQSLTAPGYVKSWQEAMGGRA
- a CDS encoding DUF6458 family protein — protein: MGIGTSIFLLALGAILTFALDATLAGIDLDVVGWILMAAGVLGLIMTTLVWGRRRRTVVSTSEEPVEYRRVEERRDIAPPL
- a CDS encoding DUF4097 family beta strand repeat-containing protein; translated protein: MADIDSTVRIESFNCPGPADIQVHLGTGEVLVELMDTDAVTVAVSPASGDTPADAIADVLRGTTVHFTRGRLVVQPPRRRLRPVPVRVVVRARPGSKIQLTGSDAQFTVSGRAGSLELQASGGGLTADRVDGKCKIRNGDGSLRLAESGGQLDARIGQGHVEIGHISGGGARLTTGSGTVSIGTVEADLSLTTGANRVAIAEAVTGRIQVRTGPGSIRVGVRPGVTARVDLSSRSGTARSDLPVSQTASGSSALRIEAASTSGDVLVTTAS